AAGCGGCATTGCATTTCGCCGCCCACCGCGCGAATCGCCGCGCCGGCCAGCACCCCCTGATGCGCACCGCCGATGCCGATCAGCATGTCGATTTCGCTCTCCGGCCGCGTCGTCGCGATCGCCGCCGACAGATCGCCGGCTGACAGCAGCTTGATTCCCGCGCCGGCGCGCCGCATCTCGTTGATCAACTTTTCGTGGCGCGGACGGTCGAGGATCGCGATCCGCAAATCTTCGACGTACACCTTTTTCGCTTCGGCCAGCGCCTTCAGATTGTCGGTCGGCGAGCGATCGATATTGATCACGCCGCGCCCCGCCGGTCCGCACGCGATCTTGTCCATGTAAGTGTCGGGACATCTAAGGATTCGTCCGCGCTCGGCCAGCGCGACGCATGACAACGCGTTCGGTCCCCCGGTCGCGCAGATTAGCGAACCCTCCAGCGCATCGAGCGCGAGGTCCACCTCGGGTCCCGCGCCGGTGCCGACGATCTCGCCCTCGTACAAAAATTCCGCGTCGTCTTCCTTGCCCTCCCCGATCACGATCTTGCCGTCCATCG
The nucleotide sequence above comes from Candidatus Binatus sp.. Encoded proteins:
- the glpX gene encoding class II fructose-bisphosphatase, with translation MERNLALEVVRATEAAALAAARFIGKGDERMADRAACDAMRKTLNSVAMDGKIVIGEGKEDDAEFLYEGEIVGTGAGPEVDLALDALEGSLICATGGPNALSCVALAERGRILRCPDTYMDKIACGPAGRGVINIDRSPTDNLKALAEAKKVYVEDLRIAILDRPRHEKLINEMRRAGAGIKLLSAGDLSAAIATTRPESEIDMLIGIGGAHQGVLAGAAIRAVGGEMQCRFMPRNSVEAEACIAMGIMDLKHRYTLEELAGENVMFAATGVTTGDYLHGVRFFSGGAKTNSVVMRSTTHTVRFIEAVHHFDFKPEY